Proteins encoded in a region of the Thunnus maccoyii chromosome 4, fThuMac1.1, whole genome shotgun sequence genome:
- the LOC121895787 gene encoding neuronal acetylcholine receptor subunit alpha-4-like produces the protein MMTTNVWVKQEWNDYKLRWNPEEYENVTSIRIPSEIIWRPDIVLYNNADGDFAVTHLTKAHLFYDGRIKWMPPAIYKSSCSIDVTFFPFDQQSCKMKFGSWTYDRAKIDLISMASDVDQMDYWESGEWVIMNAVGKYNTKKYECCTEIYADITYYFIIRRLPLFYTINLIIPCLLISCLTVLVFYLPSQCGEKITLCISVLLSLTVFLLLITEIIPSTSLVIPLIGEYLLFTMVFVTLSIIITVFVLNVHHRSPQTHGMPHWVRRVFLDLVPRVLFMKRPPGTAKQHCKKLIEMMHRPTTISATGNSQAFWSGLETGLRQIGQIDNTLPKTQSNSPNILVCSPSPPSSPIDDLNEKDHPLKASIFCRSPTGQYSVLSEKQLHRGHISSASSSSQLSLPPTLPLGPLRSLSRDEPNALAQNGRSLSEEQMCDQKREPPQRTGHRCRSRSFQYCCLHNEGPGTTGIAGRVKQAFTDHLAETLTKESTKDTNTEQDAIVPTISPAVQRAIEGVQYIADHLRAEDADFSVKEDWKYVAMVIDRIFLWMFVLVCILGSVGLFLPPWLAGMI, from the exons ATGATGACCACAAACGTCTGGGTCAAGCAA GAATGGAACGATTACAAACTCCGCTGGAACCCGGAggaatatgaaaatgtcacctCTATCCGTATTCCCTCGGAAATCATCTGGAGGCCCGACATCGTCCTCTACAACAA TGCTGATGGCGACTTTGCAGTAACTCACCTCACAAAGGCACACCTATTCTATGACGGTCGGATAAAGTGGATGCCACCGGCCATTTACAAGTCTTCATGCAGCATAGATGTCACATTTTTCCCTTTTGACCAGCAAAGCTGCAAGATGAAATTTGGTTCTTGGACCTATGACCGTGCCAAGATCGATCTGATCAGCATGGCCAGTGATGTGGACCAGATGGACTACTGGGAGAGTGGCGAGTGGGTCATTATGAATGCAGTGGGCAAGTACAATACTAAAAAGTATGAGTGCTGCACAGAGATATATGCTGATATCACTTACTATTTCATCATCCGGAGGCTTCCATTGTTCTACACCATTAACCTTATCATCCCCTGTCTGCTTATCTCCTGTTTGACTGTGCTGGTGTTTTATTTGCCATCACAGTGTGGAGAGAAGATCACCTTGTGTATCTCAGTGTTACTTTCCCTAACAGTATTCCTCCTGCTGATCACAGAGATAATACCATCTACATCACTGGTGATTCCGCTGATTGGTGAATACCTTCTGTTTACCATGGTCTTTGTCACACTCTCCATCATAATTACTGTCTTTGTTTTAAACGTACATCATCGATCTCCACAAACCCATGGCATGCCTCACTGGGTGCGGAGAGTATTCTTGGACTTGGTGCCTCGGGTCCTCTTCATGAAGCGTCCTCCAGGCACAGCCAAGCAGCACTGCAAAAAACTTATCGAGATGATGCACCGTCCAACCACTATATCAGCAACAGGCAACTCACAGGCCTTTTGGTCAGGGTTAGAGACAGGGTTAAGACAAATAGGACAGATTGATAATACACTCCCAAAGACTCAGTCAAACAGTCCAAACATCCTGGTCTGCTCCCCTTCTCCACCCTCTTCTCCGATTGACGACCTCAATGAGAAAGATCATCCACTGAAGGCTAGCATTTTCTGCCGGTCCCCAACTGGTCAGTATTCAGTTCTCTCAGAGAAGCAACTCCACCGGGGTCACATCTCGTCAGCCTCGTCTTCTTCCCAATTGTCCTTGCCCCCAACTTTGCCACTGGGCCCCCTTCGCAGCCTATCCAGGGATGAACCTAATGCACTGGCACAGAATGGCCGCTCCCTCAGTGAAGAGCAAATGTGTGACCAAAAGAGGGAACCTCCTCAGAGAACTGGTCATCGGTGTCGCTCCCGCAGCTTCCAGTACTGCTGTCTGCACAATGAAGGACCTGGGACCACTGGGATTGCAGGGCGAGTGAAACAAGCCTTTACAGATCACCTAGCAGAAACACTCACAAAAGAGTCCACTAAAGACACGAATACCGAGCAGGATGCCATAGTTCCAACTATTTCCCCAGCTGTGCAACGGGCCATAGAGGGAGTTCAATACATTGCTGATCATCTCAGGGCAGAGGATGCAGACTTTTCA GTGAAGGAGGACTGGAAGTATGTGGCTATGGTCATTGACAGGATATTCCTCTGGATGTTTGTACTGGTGTGTATACTGGGATCTGTTGgactctttcttcctccttgGCTGGCTGGAATGATCTAA